One segment of Paenibacillus sp. FSL R7-0337 DNA contains the following:
- a CDS encoding PDZ domain-containing protein: protein MNVLLELLTSLGTAVLHLLIQPYYYIAILFIALYYRRQVALERKLIHVKLHSWGPETWRTVWTGGLMGLLVSLAAVALGVSVTYTAVACIWVVSLVLMLFRVRYLCFAYAIGALGIVQFVLSFFPETLQSGAAGTVAGAVREMDIPALLALAALLHVAEALLARWQGPRLATPLFLAGKRGKVVGGYQLQAFWPLPLFVLIPAGAGIGELPWHPLLGGGLGLVSLPVIIGFSEMTQGMLPGRKAARTFGRLLVYSAVLLGLSLLADLWSPLTVVAALAAILLHEGLSWYSALEERSLSPVFVHPPAGRKVLAVLQGSPAQELGILPGEILLKVNGVLLTSAAQLHEALRMNPAFCKLEVQNREGESKYLQRAIYAGDHHQLGIILVPDPDGGITAEMKPSSIFSIIGMRTGIRQRGVQADRLGRAKKTPPAEAKQESAGV from the coding sequence TTGAATGTACTCCTGGAGCTGCTGACCAGCTTAGGTACAGCAGTCCTACATCTGCTGATTCAGCCCTATTACTATATCGCTATTCTATTTATTGCCCTATATTACCGCAGACAGGTAGCCCTCGAGCGGAAGCTTATTCATGTGAAGCTGCATAGCTGGGGACCGGAAACCTGGCGGACCGTCTGGACCGGTGGCCTCATGGGGCTGCTTGTCTCCCTTGCCGCAGTTGCACTGGGAGTCTCGGTGACCTATACGGCTGTAGCCTGTATCTGGGTGGTCAGCCTTGTCTTAATGCTGTTTCGGGTGCGTTACTTATGCTTTGCGTATGCCATAGGCGCGCTTGGAATTGTGCAGTTTGTACTGTCGTTCTTCCCGGAGACGCTGCAGAGCGGAGCCGCCGGAACGGTTGCCGGTGCCGTGAGGGAGATGGATATCCCCGCACTGCTGGCGCTGGCCGCGCTGCTTCACGTGGCCGAGGCGCTGCTGGCTCGCTGGCAGGGGCCCCGGCTGGCGACGCCGCTGTTCCTTGCCGGCAAGCGCGGCAAGGTGGTGGGCGGCTACCAGCTGCAGGCCTTCTGGCCGCTGCCGCTGTTCGTGCTGATTCCCGCAGGTGCGGGAATCGGTGAACTGCCGTGGCATCCGCTGCTGGGCGGGGGCCTCGGCCTGGTCTCGCTGCCGGTCATCATCGGCTTTAGCGAGATGACCCAGGGCATGCTGCCCGGACGCAAGGCGGCCCGGACGTTCGGACGGCTGCTGGTCTACAGCGCCGTCCTGCTCGGCCTTAGCCTGCTTGCGGACCTATGGAGCCCGCTGACGGTGGTCGCGGCGCTCGCGGCTATTCTGCTGCACGAAGGATTAAGCTGGTACAGCGCTCTGGAGGAGCGCAGCCTTAGCCCCGTCTTCGTGCATCCCCCGGCCGGCCGCAAGGTGCTGGCCGTGCTGCAGGGCAGCCCCGCGCAGGAGCTGGGCATCCTGCCCGGCGAGATCCTGCTGAAGGTCAACGGGGTCCTGTTGACCAGCGCGGCGCAGCTGCATGAGGCGCTGCGCATGAACCCCGCGTTCTGCAAGCTGGAGGTGCAGAACCGCGAAGGCGAGAGCAAGTATCTGCAGCGCGCGATCTATGCCGGGGACCATCATCAGCTCGGCATCATTCTGGTGCCGGACCCGGACGGGGGTATCACCGCAGAGATGAAGCCGTCCAGCATCTTCAGCATCATCGGGATGCGCACAGGCATCCGGCAGCGGGGAGTGCAGGCGGATCGGCTAGGCCGGGCGAAGAAGACGCCGCCGGCAGAGGCCAAGCAGGAATCTGCTGGTGTCTGA
- a CDS encoding IS110 family transposase: MDAVRMCCAGLDVHQETVVACVLKGPIEQKPQCHLKTFGTTTKELLGLQDWLSEHGCREVVMESTGVLWKPVWNILEGSCDLVLANAQRVKNTPGRKSDMQDARWLAQLHRCGLIEGSMVPEQDIRDLRDLTRYRSKMVQAVTAEKNRIHKILQDANIKLTTFMSDLYGVSGRGLLQKIMDGEVIDEGTVKNLVKTRLKKKVPQLLDALNGKLRRHHREMIRDHWDHLVYLEKRITELEARIEAKAEPYLEKIEQIDSIPGIERTSAVTIFAEVGPHVAEMFPSDAQFASWAGVCPGNNESAGKRRKSKTMQGNKHLKGALCQAAWANSRSSNRIGQFFRRIRKRRGDKKANVATAHLLIRILHALMREKRSYQEIDVSLGDETSKKNTLDRYVKYIQQLGYSVQLNPIP; this comes from the coding sequence ATGGATGCTGTACGTATGTGTTGTGCCGGTCTGGACGTGCACCAGGAAACCGTTGTGGCCTGCGTGTTGAAAGGACCGATCGAACAGAAACCACAATGTCACCTGAAAACCTTTGGGACGACAACCAAAGAATTGCTAGGCCTGCAAGATTGGCTGAGTGAACACGGCTGCCGGGAGGTGGTGATGGAGAGCACGGGCGTGTTATGGAAACCGGTATGGAACATCTTAGAGGGCAGTTGTGATCTGGTCTTGGCCAACGCCCAGCGGGTAAAGAATACGCCGGGTCGAAAAAGTGACATGCAAGATGCGCGCTGGTTAGCGCAATTGCACCGTTGCGGGCTCATTGAAGGCAGTATGGTGCCCGAACAGGACATCCGGGATTTGCGAGACTTGACCCGTTACCGGAGTAAGATGGTGCAGGCGGTGACGGCGGAGAAAAACCGCATTCACAAAATCCTGCAGGATGCCAACATCAAGCTAACCACCTTTATGTCCGATCTATATGGGGTTTCAGGGCGGGGCCTGCTCCAGAAGATCATGGACGGCGAGGTCATCGACGAAGGGACCGTTAAGAACCTGGTCAAAACCCGTTTAAAAAAGAAAGTTCCGCAGTTGCTAGACGCGCTCAATGGCAAGTTGCGCCGTCATCACCGCGAGATGATTCGAGACCACTGGGACCACTTGGTCTATTTGGAGAAAAGGATCACGGAACTGGAAGCTCGAATCGAGGCGAAGGCAGAACCGTACCTGGAGAAGATTGAACAAATTGACTCCATTCCAGGAATTGAGCGGACGTCTGCCGTGACCATCTTTGCCGAAGTGGGGCCGCATGTCGCGGAAATGTTCCCGAGTGATGCGCAGTTTGCTTCATGGGCGGGGGTGTGTCCAGGGAACAACGAAAGCGCTGGAAAGCGAAGAAAGTCAAAAACGATGCAAGGGAACAAGCATCTGAAAGGGGCCTTGTGTCAGGCGGCTTGGGCAAACTCTCGCTCCTCGAACCGGATCGGACAATTCTTTCGACGAATTCGAAAGAGACGAGGCGATAAAAAAGCAAACGTCGCCACCGCGCATTTGCTGATTCGAATCCTCCATGCCCTGATGCGGGAGAAGAGGTCATACCAAGAAATAGACGTCTCACTAGGCGATGAGACGTCCAAGAAAAACACGTTAGATAGGTACGTGAAATATATCCAGCAGTTAGGATATAGTGTTCAATTGAATCCTATCCCATAG
- a CDS encoding S41 family peptidase, which yields MLKKSTAAFMIVAALLCGSLLTLGVTGYVQVFGQAAGEGLATVLQTAGLQEKESKKLGTALSLIESNYYEKVDREKLIDGAVNGMMEALGDPYSNYMGKETAQRFEESIEGSFSGIGAEVSSDNGKVVVVSPIKGSPAEKAGIQAKDVILSVNGESLEGLELNAAVAKIRGPKGSKATLKVQRTGTAEPLQFAITRDDVRLETVYAKMEKEHVGVIEVTQFSQNTSERFKEELTKLEKQGMKGLVIDVRNDPGGVLPVVIEMVEQFVPSGKAIVQVEDKNKRREISTSKGSSKKYPVVVLMNKGSASASEIMAGALQQSAGAKLIGENSFGKGTVQTSFEEQLGDGSLLKITIAKWLTPDGTWIHGKGIKPDIAVAQPDYFSVAPINKSVTLQYNMNSADVKSAQTMLDGLGYKPGRKDGYFDAGTKEAVKKFQSAAKLKSTGSIDAKTAEALELALIKVIQDPVNDNQRNKGIEEIQKEIKAAASKK from the coding sequence ATGTTAAAGAAAAGCACTGCGGCCTTTATGATCGTTGCGGCACTGCTGTGCGGCAGTCTGCTGACCCTGGGCGTGACCGGTTATGTGCAGGTATTCGGACAAGCCGCAGGTGAAGGGCTGGCGACGGTCCTGCAGACTGCCGGACTACAGGAGAAGGAATCGAAGAAGCTGGGTACCGCTCTTAGCCTGATCGAGAGCAATTATTATGAGAAGGTCGACCGGGAGAAGCTGATTGACGGTGCGGTCAACGGAATGATGGAAGCACTGGGCGACCCGTATTCCAACTACATGGGCAAGGAGACGGCACAGCGGTTCGAGGAGAGCATCGAAGGCTCCTTCTCGGGGATTGGCGCTGAAGTCTCCTCTGACAACGGCAAGGTCGTTGTTGTCTCCCCGATCAAGGGCTCACCTGCAGAGAAGGCGGGCATACAAGCCAAGGATGTGATCCTCTCCGTGAACGGTGAATCGCTGGAAGGGCTGGAGCTGAATGCAGCTGTAGCCAAAATCCGCGGTCCCAAGGGCAGCAAGGCGACCCTGAAGGTTCAGCGGACCGGAACAGCAGAGCCGCTGCAATTCGCCATCACCCGTGATGATGTCAGACTGGAGACGGTCTATGCGAAGATGGAGAAGGAGCATGTTGGTGTGATCGAGGTTACGCAGTTCTCACAGAACACCTCGGAGCGGTTCAAGGAAGAATTGACGAAGCTGGAGAAGCAAGGCATGAAGGGACTTGTTATTGATGTCCGCAATGACCCGGGCGGTGTGCTGCCGGTCGTCATTGAGATGGTCGAGCAGTTCGTACCGTCCGGCAAAGCCATCGTGCAGGTGGAGGATAAGAACAAGCGGCGCGAGATCAGCACCTCGAAGGGGTCGAGCAAGAAGTATCCGGTAGTCGTGCTGATGAATAAAGGCAGCGCGAGCGCTTCGGAGATCATGGCCGGAGCCCTGCAGCAATCGGCCGGAGCCAAGCTGATCGGAGAGAATTCATTCGGCAAGGGAACCGTACAGACCAGCTTCGAGGAGCAACTCGGTGACGGAAGCCTGCTGAAGATTACGATTGCCAAGTGGCTGACGCCTGACGGCACCTGGATTCATGGCAAGGGCATTAAGCCCGATATCGCCGTAGCCCAACCGGATTACTTCTCGGTGGCGCCGATTAACAAGAGCGTTACGCTGCAATATAATATGAACAGTGCAGATGTCAAAAGTGCGCAGACTATGCTGGATGGACTAGGCTACAAGCCGGGCCGCAAGGACGGCTACTTCGATGCCGGGACCAAAGAAGCGGTCAAGAAATTCCAGAGCGCAGCCAAGCTGAAGTCGACAGGCTCGATTGACGCCAAGACCGCGGAAGCGCTGGAACTGGCGCTGATCAAGGTCATCCAAGATCCGGTGAATGACAATCAGCGGAATAAGGGGATCGAAGAGATTCAGAAGGAAATCAAGGCTGCAGCGTCGAAAAAGTAA